Genomic DNA from Caldicellulosiruptor hydrothermalis 108:
TATGCTTGACTTAAAGGGAGCTTTTTCCAGCTTTTTTGTTTTTCGATGTATGAAACAAAACTTTTCATACCTTTGGGAGTAAAAACAAATTTGTAAAGTTTCATACCATCATTGTGAAAACCACCATAATCGTCATATATTTTTTCTGAAACTGTACCTCTTGGAAGTCTTATGTTAAAATTTTCTTCGAATTCTTTTACACCGCTGTCTTGTGAAAATAAAAGACTAAACGAAAAAATTGTAAATAAGATAGGCGCTAAGATTATGCTTAAAAAAACTACTGAAAAGTGAACAAATTTTTTCATGGTTTGCTCACCATTTTTATTTTGCTATATTATATCACTAAATCTATGTAACTGCAACCAAAAATTTAAAAAAATAAAAACCACCTGCAAAGTCACAGGTGGTTAAGTCTGTTTGAAACAAATACTCTATAATCCCAATGTTACCCACGTGCCAATCTGCTGAAAACCAATTTTTCTGTATATATTAGCAGCTTTAGGGTTATCACAAAACAAACAAAGTGACTTTCCTTCTTTTATCAAATCACTGCAAAGTCTTTTCATGCAAATAGTAGCATATCCTCTTGAACGATACTCGTGCATTGTGCAAACACTTAAAACCATTGCCATGTCTGCAATTTCTGAACCTGTCCGCGCAGATGATACAACCATTCCATCTTCTTCTATATAATATATCCTGCTTCTTCCCATCAAAACATCCTGTCTTAGCTGTTCAAATGTTGAAGGATTTAAAAATTCTTCTATAGACTGATATAAGTATACTATCAGTTCAAGCTTGTCAAGGTTTTCTTCTAAATTATCCTTATTTATTACCTTGACCTTTTCAAATTCTTCCTGAGAAAGTGATAATTTATTCTTATCTACACTGCTGTCAAGTTTCATAAAAAGTTGTTCTCTTTTATTAAGCACATTCAATGCTTTCAAAAACGGCATAATAACATCCTTTTTGCCAGAAAGAACTTTGCACTTTGTTGTAAGTATTATGTTACAAAATGAGTCAATGTCCCAGCTGTCAGAATCTGAATAGAAAATCAAATCTCTGCGATAGCGAAGAAGAACTGCTTTTAAATTTCCAGATACTATATCAAATTCTCCCCAAACCTCAACAACCGGTGAGTCAAAACCAAAACTCAAGATATCGCCAATTATAAAAATATTCCACTCTTTTTCCTTTCGGACAAAATCCATAAGAGTTTCAAAATCAGCATTTGAGAGTTTTCTTATCATAAAAATCACACTTTCCTGTTTTTTTACAATTATACTACCAAACCTAAATCTAATCAACTAGTTTTGATAGTGTTAAGCGGTTGTAGGGAAAACTTTTTCTTAAAATAGTTCTAAGTTGTATAAATTATAAGCTTTTTGCTGCTTTAGGATGTCAAAATAAAATTCGATTGCATTTACTTAAGAATTCCTGCAACACCTATAGGTAATCTTGAAATATCAGTGTCAAGAACACGAAGAGGTGATTTCGACTGCATATTGTTCTGTTTAATTAATTTTTTTTTCTTTATCCATCGCTCATATAATTTCCACAAAAAGAATGTCTCAAAATTGAATATTTTCAGAAAAACTAATTTTTTGCATTTGGAG
This window encodes:
- a CDS encoding GNAT family N-acetyltransferase yields the protein MIRKLSNADFETLMDFVRKEKEWNIFIIGDILSFGFDSPVVEVWGEFDIVSGNLKAVLLRYRRDLIFYSDSDSWDIDSFCNIILTTKCKVLSGKKDVIMPFLKALNVLNKREQLFMKLDSSVDKNKLSLSQEEFEKVKVINKDNLEENLDKLELIVYLYQSIEEFLNPSTFEQLRQDVLMGRSRIYYIEEDGMVVSSARTGSEIADMAMVLSVCTMHEYRSRGYATICMKRLCSDLIKEGKSLCLFCDNPKAANIYRKIGFQQIGTWVTLGL